The Thermanaerovibrio acidaminovorans DSM 6589 genome contains a region encoding:
- a CDS encoding winged helix-turn-helix domain-containing protein: protein MKFFLNPGTSAYLRGLADELGESTNSVRVELNRLSEAGLLESAEEGRTKVYRANTAHPLFPEIQRMVAKTVGLDKVVEQVVSRLGKVELAFVTGDYAKGKDSGLIDLVLVGEIDKGYLQSLVEKLEALIERKVRTLVLTISEYEKLLGTLSRTPALVLWEQKGVSKS, encoded by the coding sequence TTGAAGTTCTTTCTGAACCCGGGCACCAGCGCTTACCTGCGCGGTCTGGCCGACGAGTTAGGCGAATCGACCAACTCCGTGCGGGTGGAGCTGAACCGCCTGTCCGAGGCCGGCCTGCTTGAGTCTGCCGAGGAGGGACGCACTAAGGTGTACCGGGCCAACACGGCCCATCCCCTGTTCCCCGAGATTCAGCGCATGGTGGCCAAGACCGTGGGGCTGGACAAGGTGGTGGAACAGGTGGTGAGCCGACTGGGGAAGGTGGAGCTGGCCTTCGTAACTGGAGACTACGCGAAAGGCAAGGACTCGGGGCTGATCGACCTGGTGCTGGTGGGGGAGATCGACAAGGGCTATTTACAGAGCCTCGTGGAAAAACTTGAGGCCCTGATCGAGCGCAAGGTGCGGACACTCGTCCTCACCATAAGCGAATACGAGAAACTCCTGGGAACCCTTTCCAGGACCCCGGCCCTGGTCCTCTGGGAGCAGAAGGGAGTGTCCAAGTCATGA